The genomic DNA CTCTGCCTTCTCCGCAGCCTTTTGTAGCACAGTATATTGGAACGCTTGTGGCGTCTGAATAATCCACAACTTGCTACGATCTACCGTTTCTTCGACGATGCCCACAGGCGCAAACTTCATCGTATCCTTTGCTTGCACGCCTGCAATTGCCGCACCGTGTTCCTTCGCAACCTGAACGAGTTCATAAATCACAGATTGGCTAATAAACGGCCTTGCCGCATCATGAACAAGGACGATGCCTCCCTCGCCATGCGCTCGAATACACGCAGCAACGCTCTGTTGCCGCTCACTGCCCCCCGCAACAAGCGCTTTGACCTTTGTAATGCTAAATTGCGTAAGCATCGATTGAATGCGCTCCCGCTCTGCTGGCTTCACAGCAAGAATCATGCCAACGCAAGCAGGATCCTTTTCGAATACATCGAGTGTATGAATAAGAATTGGCTTATCATCGAGCTCTAAAAAGAGTTTATTGTAGCCAGCACCCATTCGCTGCCCACTTCCGGCTGCCGGCATCATGACTGTATACTCCATGATTACTTCCCCGTCTTTCTTTGTACGATTGTTAACTTAGTTTTAATGGCTTGCTATTTTTAGGCTTCGCAAAAATCATTCTCCCTGCCGACGTTTGCAACACGCTTGTCACAACGACATCGATGGCATTGCCGATATGAAACTTCCCATCTTCCACAACAATCATCGTACCATCGTCCAAATATGCAATCCCTTGATTATGCTCTTTACCGTCTTTAATGACAACGACATGCATATCTTCACCTGGGATAACAACTGGCTTTACAGCATTAGCAAGGTCATTAATGTTTAACACCGAAACGCCGTGCAAATCTGCCACTTTGTTCAAATTGAAATCATTTGTTACGACAAGTCCTCCCATGCTTTTCGCAAGGCGCACTAGCTTCAAATCGACTTCCGAGACATCTGCGAAATCCTCATCTGTAATTAAAATATTGGGTCCATCATCCGTCTGCATACGTTTCAGAACGTCTAATCCGCGTCTCCCCTTCGTTCGTTTCAATGTATCTGAGGAATCAGCAATATGCTGAAGCTCTGTCAATACAAATTGTGGGACAACGAGCACACCTTCCAGAAAACCAGTTGCTGAAATATCAGCAATCCGACCATCTATAATAACACTTGTATCTAATATTTTGTATAGCTTCCCACTAGTTGGAACAGGCGTTTCTTCTGCTTCTTTCTTTTTCGGTCCCGCATTTTTCATCATATACATCGCATTAATAAACTCTTCACGCTTCTTGAATCCTACTTGGAAACCTAAATATCCTAGCAAAACGGATAACAAGATCGGTAACACCGATAATATCGATGTAATCCCAGGAATTTGAATACCATTCAACCCAAAGTTCACAAGAAATGCAACGCTCAGTCCAAGAACAAGCCCAATCGTTCCAAATAACAAGTCAAAAATAGGTGCTTTTAACAGACGCTCTTCCCACCACTTGATGAAATTGATAATTGGCATGGTTAAAAAAAGGCTAAAGACAAATAAGATTGCCGCTCCAAGAATTGCAGCAACATAAGGATTATTGATCACCGGGTTGTCAGTAAAAGAAAATAAGAGAAATAAGTGCGGTAAAAATAAAACGCCAAGTGTTCCTCCAGTAAGTAAAAATGATGCTTGAACTACTTTTTTCAACATGATGAAGCACCTCCTTTAATAATAAATATACACTGCCTCCCCTACCTTCACCTTGATTGGGACGAGACAAAAAACTTGCCTACTACACCTAATAGGACTCTTTAGCCGGCTGATAGTTCCTTGTTTGCCAACATTCCTTTAGGAATATGAAGAGATAGGACTGCCTACTCAACAGTCCTACACTCGGGCTAATTCTTAAAGGCTATTTTCAGGGCATCACTTACTGTTTCAACGCCTATTACCTGAATTCCTTCCGGGTAATCCCAGCCACCAAGGTTTGACGCCGGTATGATTGCACGGTCAAAGCCCAGTTTAGCCGCTTCCGTCACACGCTGGTCAATCCGCGAAACACGACGCACTTCCCCCGTCAGCCCAACTTCGCCGACAAAACAATCCGCCAAGCCAGCCGCTGTATCTCGGTAGCTCGATACAATGCTCATGAGCACCGCCAGGTCAATGGCTGGCTCATCAAGCTTTACACCACCCGCTACTTTAATATATGCATCCTGCGCCTGTAACAGCATCCCCATACGTTTTTCCAACACTGCCATCAACAGCGAAACACGGTTTTGGTCAAGTCCAGTCGCCATTCGTTTCGGGTAGTTAAAACTAGATGGCGTGACAAGCGCTTGAATCTCAACAAGGATGGGGCGCGTTCCTTCCATTGACGCAACAATCGTCGAACCCGCCCCACCTTGCGATCTTTCTTGCAGGAATAATTCGGATGGATTCAGTACCTCCTTCAAGCCTGCTTGCAGCATTTCAAAGATCGCAATTTCATTCGTCGAACCAAATCGATTTTTCACACTGCGTAAAATTCGGTACGTATGATGCCGTTCGCCTTCAAAATACAAAACCGTATCCACCATATGCTCTAACAAGCGTGGCCCAGCAATCTGACCGTCTTTCGTAACATGCCCTACAAGGAAGATGGCGATATTTTGCGTTTTAGCGATACGCATCAATTCCGCTGTACACTCACGTACTTGCGACACACTTCCTGGCGCAGACGTCACTTCAGGATGATGGACCGTTTGAATGGAGTCCACAATGACAAATTGTGGTTTCACATTCGCCACAGTTTCATGAATTTGCCCCAAATCTGTTTCCGCGTAAATATACAACTCATCGGACGCAACACCTAGCCGTTCTGCACGCAGTTTTGTCTGGCGAATGGATTCCTCACCCGAAATATAAAGCACCCGTTGCCCCTTGTTTGCAAGGAGTGAGGACACTTGCAGTAATAACGTAGACTTCCCAATCCCCGGATCACCGCCGATAAGAATAAGTGAGCCCGGCACAATCCCACCACCAAGCACACGATTTAACTCCTCTAAATCCGTGCCTACTCGTGGCTCCTCTACTGTTTCAATTGCACTGATTGGCATAGCCTTCTGACGTACATTTTCTGTATGCTGAAATGCGCCACGCGGGCCCTTTTGCACAATCTCTACTTCTTCGTCCATCGTATTCCATTCACCACAGCCCGGACAGCGCCCCATCCACTTCGGTGATTCATAACCACAGGACTTACACATAAATTTAGTCTTTTTTTTCGCCATATAGCTCTCCCTAGACGAAAAGGACAGCCCACTTCCATCGAAAAAACATTCGATGGACGGACTATCCTGTTCACTCATTATTTTTTCAACACAACTTCTTCTTTTTTAGCCACTTGGCCCGTCTTCACAACGAATTCCCCGTCTTCTACATCGACGATTACTTTTCCACCAGTCAATATGATGCCTTTCAACAGTTCCTCTGACAAGCGGTCTTCCACATGTTTCTGGATTGCACGACGCAATGGACGCGCACCGTATTCAGGATCATAGCCGACATCTGTAATTTTATCTTGTGCCGCTTCCGTCAATTCGAGTTCAATATCCTGTTCGTTCAGGCGTTTTGTTAACTCATTAGCCATCAGCGTCACAATTTTACGTAGATGTTCTTTTTCAAGCGAGTGGAAGACAATCATTTCATCGACACGGTTGAGGAATTCGGGGCGGAATGCCTTCTTCAGCTCATCCAACATTGACGATTTCATACCTTCGTAATCCCGAGTTGTATCTTGTAAATTGAAGCCCACATAGCGATTTTTCTTCAATGCTTGCGCTCCAACATTCGATGTCATAATGACAACCGTATTACGGAAATCAACCGTACGCCCTTTGGAATCCGTCAATCTTCCGTCTTCTAGTACTTGAAGGAGAATATTGAATACATCAGGATGCGCTTTCTCGATTTCATCTAGCAGAACGACAGAGTATGGTTTACGACGGACTTTTTCCGTCAACTGACCACCTTCTTCATAGCCGACATACCCAGGAGGTGAACCGACAAGACGTGATGTCGCATGCTTTTCCATATACTCGGACATATCTATGCGGATCATCGCATCTTCGTCCCCAAACATCACTTCTGCAAGCGCTCTTGCTAGTTCTGTTTTCCCAACACCTGTTGGGCCGAGGAAAATGAATGAGCCAATTGGACGTTTTGGATCTTTCAGTCCTGCACGCGCTCGGCGTATCGCACGAGATATAGCCGTTACAGCTTCTCCTTGACCAATTACACGCTCATGTAGTACCTCTTCCATATTGAGTAGTTTAGCAGTTTCCGTTTCAGCAATTTTAGACACCGGAATTCCCGTCCACATTGCAACTACTTCTGCGATGTCATCAACCGTTACTTCTGACTCGGTTTGGCCTTGTTTTTCTTTCCAGGCCGTTTTTGTCGTTTCAAGCTCTTCTTTCATCTTCTGTTCCTTGTCACGGAACGAAGCCGCCTTTTCGAATTCTTGGCTTTGAACAGCCGCATTCTTCTCAGAGCGAATCGCTTCTAACTTCTGTTCAAGCTCCTTCAAATTCGGCGGTGTCGTGTAAGAACGAAGACGTACTTTTGAGCCTGCCTCATCGATTAAGTCAATCGCTTTATCTGGAAGGAATCGATCCGAGATATAACGGTCGGACATTTTCGCAGCCGCTTCAACCGCAGCATCCGTAATTTTCACACGGTGATGCGCTTCATAACGATCACGCAAGCCGTAAATAATTTGAACCGTTTCGTCAACAGTTGGCTCGTCAACTTGAATCGGTTGGAAACGTCGCTCAAGCGCAGCGTCTTTTTCAATATATTTACGGTACTCATCTAGCGTTGTAGCACCAATACATTGCAGTTCACCACGTGCTAACGATGGTTTAAGAATGTTCGATGCGTCGATAGCGCCTTCTGCTCCACCCGCGCCAATCAATGTATGCAACTCGTCGATGAACAAAATAATATTGCCCGCCTGACGAATTTCTTCCATCACTTTTTTCATACGATCTTCAAATTCACCACGGTATTTCGTGCCTGCCACAACTGTTCCCATATCCAGTGTCATCACGCGTTTGTCACGCAGAATTTCCGGCACTTCATTATTGACGACTTGTTGGGCAAGCCCTTCGGCAATTGCCGTTTTCCCAACACCTGGCTCTCCAATAAGTACAGGGTTGTTCTTCGTACGACGCGCAAGTACCTCAATGACACGTGTAATTTCTTTGCTACGTCCAATAACAGGGTCAAGCGTGCCTTCACGAGCAATTTCTGTTAAATCACGCGCTAAGCTATCAAGCGTCGGAGTCGCAGCAGACGGTGATGCGCCTTGGTTACCTGCTGTATTGTCATTGCTGCCAAGCAGTTGCAGTACTTGCTGACGCGCTTTGTTGAGGCTGACCCCCGCATTGTTTAATACGCGCGCTGCAACGCCTTCTCCTTCGCGGATTAGCGCCAGTAAAATATGCTCTGTACCGATATAAGAATGACCAAGTTTACGCGATTCATCCACCGATAATTCAATCACTTTTTTCGCTCTTGGCGTATAGTGAACAATCGGGCCAACGTCTTTTGTACCGGAGCCGACTAGCTTTTCTACACCTTGTTCAATTGTTTCAAAGCTGACATCTATCGCTTCAAGTGCTTTTGCAGCGATACCGCCACCTTCACGGATGAGTCCCAACAAAATGTGTTCTGTGCCGATGGACTCGTGTTTCATCCGGATTGCTTCTTCTTGGGCGAGCTGCAACACCTTTTGTGCACGTTGTGTAAATCGATTAAACATCATATTCAGTCCTCTCCTTCTATCTATAAATTAGCTAATGGATTTCTGACCTCATCAGGACAAAATAGAACCTGCCCCTACCATACGTATTCAACTATGTGCACCAGAAATCCTTTATTCACTAAATCAATCTTGACCATATTTGACCTTATTATACCGAAATGATAGGAAAGCATGCAAAATGCCTGCTCATCGTTCCTCTGTTCCTTCAGATGAAGCGGACGCCCGCTCTACATTCAACCGCTCACGAAATAGTTTGGCCCTGCATATATCCATTTCTTCTTGAGTCAGTTCGCCATCCGCATACTGCTGCAAAAAGCCAGGTTGCATAAAAATTAGCAGTTCATTCAAAATCGACATATCTACATCATGAATGATATCCAAATCGATTCCGAGGCGTACGTCCGACAAGCAACGTGCCGCTTCACTCGACGGGAGCAGCCGCGCATACGTAATCGTACCGAGCGAACGAAACAGTCGATTTTCCAGTGCAATGCGAGACTTTGCAAGCAGCAATTCTCGGGATTTTCGCTCATGTGCAATGAGACGTTCCGTAATATTACCGAGGTCTGCTAAAATTTCTTGCTCTGTTTTACCAAGCGTCGTCTGGTTCGATACCTGATATACATTCCCCGGTGCTTCGCTACCTTCTCCATAGCTACCGCGAACAACGATGCCAAGTCGAGAGATTGCCGGTATAATACGATTGATTTGTTTGGTCATCGTAAGCGCTGGCAAATGCATCATTACCGAGGCGCGCATGCCGCTTCCCGTATTCGATGGACAGCTTGTTAAATAGCCGAAATCCTCATCGAATGCGTAGGATAACTCCTTTTCTAACACATCGTCGACGGCATCTGCCTGTTTGTAAGCACCTTTTAGTTGAAGTCCCGGGTAAATGCACTGAATGCGAATATGGTCTTCTTCATTGACCATTACACTGACGGTCTCATCTTCCGATAAAATAACAGAACCTGGGCGATCAGGGTTCGCCAACTGAGGACTTATCAAGTGTTTTTCTACTAACACATGACGTTCCAATGCCGGTAAATCAGCCATTTTCATGTAAGAGTAGGTACCTCCCTCAGAATCAAGCAGAGCACCTGACACTGCGCTGTCAACCGCCATCGACTCTTCTTCTGTAAACGCAATCGGAAAACGGTAGCTCCTCAAATTCCGCGCCAGTCGAATGCGTGTCGACATCACGATATCCGAATGCTCACCGTGTGCAGCCATCCAGCCTGTCACCGCATTCTGCATAAAATTTTCAATCGACATGGCTCTCGCCACCTCCATCCGCAAGGCGTACCTTCAAGGCATTCGCTTCATCACGTAAAGCCGCAGCCTCTTCAAAGCGCTCAGCTTCCACCGCTTCTTGCATCTTCACACGAATCGCTTCAATTTTCTTTTTCACCGCATAGATTTTGTTAAAGGAAACGGGTATTTTTCCTTTGTGCATAGCGTGCCCATTATGCAGCTTGCCCAAAACACGCGGCAATTGT from Sporosarcina sp. FSL K6-1522 includes the following:
- the ispD gene encoding 2-C-methyl-D-erythritol 4-phosphate cytidylyltransferase, producing MEYTVMMPAAGSGQRMGAGYNKLFLELDDKPILIHTLDVFEKDPACVGMILAVKPAERERIQSMLTQFSITKVKALVAGGSERQQSVAACIRAHGEGGIVLVHDAARPFISQSVIYELVQVAKEHGAAIAGVQAKDTMKFAPVGIVEETVDRSKLWIIQTPQAFQYTVLQKAAEKAEAEAFLGTDESMLVERLGHPVRIVESTYDNVKMTTQEDLVFGEILLRRRQGNKDDSSRTRF
- a CDS encoding PIN/TRAM domain-containing protein, producing MLKKVVQASFLLTGGTLGVLFLPHLFLLFSFTDNPVINNPYVAAILGAAILFVFSLFLTMPIINFIKWWEERLLKAPIFDLLFGTIGLVLGLSVAFLVNFGLNGIQIPGITSILSVLPILLSVLLGYLGFQVGFKKREEFINAMYMMKNAGPKKKEAEETPVPTSGKLYKILDTSVIIDGRIADISATGFLEGVLVVPQFVLTELQHIADSSDTLKRTKGRRGLDVLKRMQTDDGPNILITDEDFADVSEVDLKLVRLAKSMGGLVVTNDFNLNKVADLHGVSVLNINDLANAVKPVVIPGEDMHVVVIKDGKEHNQGIAYLDDGTMIVVEDGKFHIGNAIDVVVTSVLQTSAGRMIFAKPKNSKPLKLS
- the radA gene encoding DNA repair protein RadA, with protein sequence MAKKKTKFMCKSCGYESPKWMGRCPGCGEWNTMDEEVEIVQKGPRGAFQHTENVRQKAMPISAIETVEEPRVGTDLEELNRVLGGGIVPGSLILIGGDPGIGKSTLLLQVSSLLANKGQRVLYISGEESIRQTKLRAERLGVASDELYIYAETDLGQIHETVANVKPQFVIVDSIQTVHHPEVTSAPGSVSQVRECTAELMRIAKTQNIAIFLVGHVTKDGQIAGPRLLEHMVDTVLYFEGERHHTYRILRSVKNRFGSTNEIAIFEMLQAGLKEVLNPSELFLQERSQGGAGSTIVASMEGTRPILVEIQALVTPSSFNYPKRMATGLDQNRVSLLMAVLEKRMGMLLQAQDAYIKVAGGVKLDEPAIDLAVLMSIVSSYRDTAAGLADCFVGEVGLTGEVRRVSRIDQRVTEAAKLGFDRAIIPASNLGGWDYPEGIQVIGVETVSDALKIAFKN
- the clpC gene encoding ATP-dependent protease ATP-binding subunit ClpC → MMFNRFTQRAQKVLQLAQEEAIRMKHESIGTEHILLGLIREGGGIAAKALEAIDVSFETIEQGVEKLVGSGTKDVGPIVHYTPRAKKVIELSVDESRKLGHSYIGTEHILLALIREGEGVAARVLNNAGVSLNKARQQVLQLLGSNDNTAGNQGASPSAATPTLDSLARDLTEIAREGTLDPVIGRSKEITRVIEVLARRTKNNPVLIGEPGVGKTAIAEGLAQQVVNNEVPEILRDKRVMTLDMGTVVAGTKYRGEFEDRMKKVMEEIRQAGNIILFIDELHTLIGAGGAEGAIDASNILKPSLARGELQCIGATTLDEYRKYIEKDAALERRFQPIQVDEPTVDETVQIIYGLRDRYEAHHRVKITDAAVEAAAKMSDRYISDRFLPDKAIDLIDEAGSKVRLRSYTTPPNLKELEQKLEAIRSEKNAAVQSQEFEKAASFRDKEQKMKEELETTKTAWKEKQGQTESEVTVDDIAEVVAMWTGIPVSKIAETETAKLLNMEEVLHERVIGQGEAVTAISRAIRRARAGLKDPKRPIGSFIFLGPTGVGKTELARALAEVMFGDEDAMIRIDMSEYMEKHATSRLVGSPPGYVGYEEGGQLTEKVRRKPYSVVLLDEIEKAHPDVFNILLQVLEDGRLTDSKGRTVDFRNTVVIMTSNVGAQALKKNRYVGFNLQDTTRDYEGMKSSMLDELKKAFRPEFLNRVDEMIVFHSLEKEHLRKIVTLMANELTKRLNEQDIELELTEAAQDKITDVGYDPEYGARPLRRAIQKHVEDRLSEELLKGIILTGGKVIVDVEDGEFVVKTGQVAKKEEVVLKK
- a CDS encoding protein arginine kinase, whose protein sequence is MSIENFMQNAVTGWMAAHGEHSDIVMSTRIRLARNLRSYRFPIAFTEEESMAVDSAVSGALLDSEGGTYSYMKMADLPALERHVLVEKHLISPQLANPDRPGSVILSEDETVSVMVNEEDHIRIQCIYPGLQLKGAYKQADAVDDVLEKELSYAFDEDFGYLTSCPSNTGSGMRASVMMHLPALTMTKQINRIIPAISRLGIVVRGSYGEGSEAPGNVYQVSNQTTLGKTEQEILADLGNITERLIAHERKSRELLLAKSRIALENRLFRSLGTITYARLLPSSEAARCLSDVRLGIDLDIIHDVDMSILNELLIFMQPGFLQQYADGELTQEEMDICRAKLFRERLNVERASASSEGTEER